From Halorubrum salinarum, the proteins below share one genomic window:
- a CDS encoding PGF-CTERM sorting domain-containing protein, which translates to MIRTRSLRWLWAGIVVCFVIGSVMILIVSGTLTASGELWDVDGASDLDIGTEQQQVISNIEVLDSNRPVKIHIGGLVESGAQLDRNGTSYWINVDGNIRRSDVYVQNPNSSNATIIVSASAIPSPGRFDVYIDNIDTTNVTQYDKEGAKINNVVSYTAKQKETEAPVEFSIHSPGSINFESNTYNKSTRSVSYDYSINDNLSLNTSVTLWQKKQNGKIGRKIKTVETSSDNISLKGTDIEGKTELVIGIHSPQTVHGSDAIYALDSTTVDVAVPIQLVSGPFYYSKLTSDPEPNRTLLFEFNTNISDTQGYISANFSDNNKTGISLENQSGAYDVDGEFLYVYPFRAANLSNQEIQPRIDRLKVSDVVSTSSRVPFNSQFGSPVRVDKMISSEGQYTTNQGSNIAVRLNAQHDYNLAKSNSSFVRKIEFNRTSHIHKISTDNLSTGYYSLYSNSGMKNTTIRLLDSSIHLETTDTVNGSQIPIDIDTNGTSRTVAISVTGPNSENVHQNELLSDNNSTIRTHVSVSQVGTYSVRIKGLSTNTTAANTVEIVDDRNTTINNGVSDEIISGSRLDLRLNSTYEHSSVSLVSSNSTATTLNLTTNETGPTPVTINTYASPESPSNFVTTGTGISVESVSGDTGLLTPGTYDLTLRSEHGTEVANDTVTVTVKPRSTNNLTAYTTRAVDRGDFENATAVREAIADGTLTEATAATANDTVVYAVNATGLTGLAATANGSLERGADLDCLDGLEFGVQPTATDAGNGSDGNALGRTPNESAVHLDRNGLYLVVAGDSAFGTGTTPDPGETFEAAFRVDDDRLRRTAADDGHRVTTGLTYAADPSEGDAGVDSTADSTETTASVATAPSGQSGAATGSDTGSGSAGGSSDGGGSSGGASGVGGSITGESSGTSSAGSPSGAGGATGSDGATATDAGGRGGPDGSTGSDLGRATGPPGVDVPIAPGTSEIPPAAGPAELSGPSRLEPGPDGSAAANSRSENGRPSDGENGPSSGTENGDGGGAASAAPGGSGEFSESSVSGEPPSDEADASDLGYDDAPIRSTAYDLPGFGPVASLAAVAGASLLARRREGGT; encoded by the coding sequence ATGATCCGGACGCGATCGCTTCGATGGCTGTGGGCCGGTATTGTCGTTTGCTTCGTGATCGGTTCTGTTATGATTTTAATCGTCTCAGGAACACTCACTGCTTCCGGTGAATTATGGGACGTAGATGGAGCAAGCGATCTTGATATTGGAACCGAACAACAGCAGGTAATTAGTAATATTGAAGTTCTTGATTCCAATCGGCCGGTTAAAATTCACATTGGAGGTCTTGTTGAGTCTGGAGCACAATTGGATCGTAACGGGACATCGTATTGGATAAATGTTGATGGGAACATACGTAGATCGGATGTGTATGTACAAAATCCTAACAGCTCAAATGCGACAATCATTGTATCTGCTTCAGCAATCCCCAGTCCCGGACGATTTGACGTATATATCGATAATATCGATACAACCAACGTAACTCAATATGATAAGGAGGGGGCGAAAATAAATAATGTCGTCTCGTATACGGCTAAACAGAAAGAAACAGAAGCTCCTGTTGAGTTCAGTATACACTCTCCTGGTTCAATCAACTTTGAGTCCAATACATATAACAAATCCACACGGTCAGTTTCTTACGACTACTCTATCAATGACAATTTGAGTCTCAATACTTCTGTCACACTTTGGCAGAAGAAACAGAATGGGAAGATTGGCAGAAAGATCAAAACTGTTGAGACATCAAGCGATAACATCTCTCTCAAAGGCACGGATATTGAAGGTAAAACGGAACTGGTAATCGGGATTCACTCTCCACAGACAGTTCACGGTTCCGATGCGATATACGCACTGGACTCAACGACTGTTGATGTCGCTGTGCCTATTCAACTCGTGAGTGGCCCATTTTATTACAGCAAACTAACTTCTGATCCTGAACCCAACAGAACACTCCTATTTGAATTCAATACGAATATCTCCGATACTCAGGGATACATTTCTGCTAACTTCTCTGATAATAATAAAACGGGTATATCACTTGAGAACCAATCGGGAGCATATGATGTAGATGGCGAATTTTTGTATGTTTATCCATTCCGTGCGGCCAACCTATCCAATCAAGAAATCCAGCCACGTATTGATAGACTCAAAGTTAGTGACGTGGTATCTACTTCCAGTAGGGTACCATTCAATAGTCAGTTCGGATCGCCTGTGCGTGTAGATAAAATGATATCCAGCGAAGGCCAGTATACAACCAATCAAGGTTCAAATATCGCTGTTCGACTGAATGCTCAACACGATTATAATCTGGCAAAATCAAATAGTAGCTTTGTTAGAAAAATTGAATTCAACAGGACAAGTCATATTCATAAAATAAGCACAGATAATCTCAGTACAGGCTATTACTCACTGTATTCTAATTCCGGAATGAAAAATACAACCATCCGGTTACTCGATTCTTCAATCCATCTTGAAACAACTGATACAGTAAACGGATCTCAGATACCGATAGATATCGATACAAACGGAACCAGTCGTACTGTTGCCATTAGTGTCACAGGACCGAACAGCGAAAATGTACATCAAAATGAATTATTGTCAGACAATAATTCTACTATAAGAACTCATGTTTCTGTCTCTCAAGTTGGAACATACTCAGTGAGAATAAAGGGTCTGAGCACTAATACTACTGCTGCCAATACTGTAGAAATAGTTGATGATAGAAATACAACAATTAATAATGGTGTATCTGATGAAATCATCAGTGGAAGTCGTCTCGATTTAAGACTCAATTCGACCTATGAGCACTCCTCAGTGTCTCTGGTATCATCAAACAGTACCGCCACAACACTCAACCTGACAACCAACGAGACCGGCCCGACACCCGTCACGATTAATACATACGCGTCGCCGGAATCCCCGTCGAACTTCGTCACGACAGGCACCGGTATCAGCGTCGAGTCGGTCAGCGGGGACACCGGGTTGCTCACTCCCGGGACGTACGACCTCACACTCCGGTCGGAACACGGCACCGAGGTCGCCAACGACACTGTCACGGTCACCGTGAAACCCCGATCGACGAACAACCTGACGGCGTACACGACGCGGGCGGTCGACCGCGGCGACTTCGAGAACGCGACCGCGGTCCGGGAGGCGATCGCCGACGGAACGCTCACCGAGGCGACGGCCGCGACCGCGAACGACACGGTCGTGTACGCGGTGAACGCGACGGGCCTAACAGGCCTCGCGGCGACCGCGAACGGATCACTGGAGCGTGGCGCGGATCTCGACTGCCTCGACGGCCTCGAGTTTGGGGTCCAACCGACGGCCACGGACGCAGGTAACGGGTCCGACGGGAACGCGCTCGGTCGTACGCCGAACGAGTCCGCAGTCCACCTCGACCGGAACGGCCTGTACCTCGTCGTCGCCGGCGACAGCGCGTTCGGAACCGGAACGACCCCCGACCCCGGGGAGACGTTCGAGGCCGCCTTTCGGGTGGACGACGATCGACTCCGCCGGACCGCGGCGGACGACGGGCACCGCGTGACGACCGGGTTGACCTACGCCGCAGATCCGAGCGAGGGGGACGCCGGCGTCGACTCGACCGCCGACTCCACCGAGACGACCGCGTCGGTCGCGACGGCGCCGTCGGGTCAGTCCGGTGCGGCGACCGGCTCGGACACGGGTAGCGGCTCGGCCGGTGGAAGCTCGGACGGTGGGGGTTCGAGCGGTGGCGCTTCGGGCGTCGGCGGTTCGATTACCGGCGAGTCTTCGGGAACTAGTTCGGCTGGCAGTCCGAGCGGGGCCGGCGGCGCCACCGGCTCCGACGGGGCTACCGCCACCGACGCCGGTGGTCGCGGCGGACCCGACGGATCGACCGGCTCGGACCTCGGCCGGGCGACGGGGCCGCCGGGCGTCGATGTCCCGATCGCCCCCGGAACGTCCGAGATCCCGCCGGCCGCGGGGCCGGCAGAGCTCTCCGGACCTAGCAGGCTCGAACCCGGTCCAGACGGTTCCGCGGCGGCGAACTCCCGCTCCGAGAACGGACGGCCGAGCGACGGCGAGAACGGACCGTCGAGCGGCACCGAAAACGGTGATGGCGGCGGCGCGGCGTCGGCCGCCCCCGGTGGCTCGGGCGAGTTCTCGGAATCGTCCGTGTCGGGCGAACCCCCTTCGGACGAGGCCGACGCGAGCGACTTGGGCTACGACGACGCGCCGATCCGATCGACCGCGTACGACCTCCCCGGGTTCGGGCCCGTCGCGTCGCTCGCGGCGGTGGCCGGGGCGTCGCTGCTCGCCCGGCGCCGCGAGGGAGGGACGTGA
- a CDS encoding DUF6517 family protein, with product MKRRGLLAAMAASASVAVAGCAGEDGSYEFDAEPARVPESAYSDSGYDGQEPESFSIDREFNATGVNARVTATTWVARYVNPTTQSALFVASTPNASVAGQSVNPLVRVEGAELIRRLLNQVNQQDIGGGNADIQTDDIEARGEETRTILGQEATISVFETTVSADVEGSNGQSGSVEDIPVLLYLTTIQHQAADADSEDVIALVGLHPVEVEQSEQLLAMMEAVEH from the coding sequence ATGAAACGACGTGGACTGCTCGCGGCGATGGCCGCCTCGGCGTCGGTCGCGGTCGCGGGATGCGCCGGCGAGGACGGCAGCTACGAGTTCGACGCGGAACCGGCGCGCGTCCCGGAGAGCGCGTACAGCGACTCCGGATACGACGGTCAGGAGCCGGAGTCGTTCAGCATCGACCGCGAGTTCAACGCCACCGGCGTGAACGCGCGGGTGACGGCGACGACGTGGGTCGCCCGGTACGTCAACCCGACGACCCAGTCGGCGCTGTTCGTGGCGAGCACCCCGAACGCGTCGGTCGCCGGCCAGTCGGTCAATCCGCTCGTCCGGGTGGAGGGGGCCGAGCTCATCCGCCGGCTCCTCAACCAGGTCAACCAGCAGGACATCGGCGGCGGCAACGCCGACATCCAGACGGACGACATCGAGGCGCGCGGCGAGGAGACGCGGACGATCCTCGGTCAGGAGGCGACCATCTCCGTCTTCGAAACGACCGTCAGCGCGGACGTCGAGGGCTCGAACGGGCAGAGCGGGTCGGTCGAGGACATCCCCGTCCTCCTCTACCTCACGACGATCCAGCACCAGGCGGCCGACGCGGACAGCGAGGACGTGATCGCGCTGGTGGGGCTCCACCCGGTCGAGGTCGAGCAGTCCGAACAGCTGCTCGCGATGATGGAAGCGGTCGAGCACTGA
- a CDS encoding HEWD family protein: protein MGVTITPPKERACELCGREERWDDEVEGWRIADDPGNVYCIHEWDINGSFVPLRE from the coding sequence ATGGGCGTGACCATCACACCGCCGAAGGAGCGCGCGTGCGAACTCTGCGGGCGCGAGGAGCGATGGGACGACGAGGTGGAGGGGTGGCGGATCGCGGACGACCCCGGCAACGTCTACTGTATCCACGAGTGGGACATCAACGGCTCGTTCGTCCCCCTCCGAGAGTAA
- a CDS encoding ABC transporter ATP-binding protein, translating into MAADERNAFEVYRDRVDRPLGRLFREYGASEAHWLVVGMVANIVARVAGLIPPVVLGVAIDAVFTGTGPYTLPIVPDAWLPTGDGAQFRLSVLLIFGSFIVTGVFTYVYGIAANNFAHRVMHAVRTDSFDQMQRLDMTFFDDKQTGEVMSVLNNDASNLEVFLDNALQNSARLGVMLVGIATVLVYYNYELAVVTLAAIPLMFLFTLWFMRAVEPRYTAQRSVVGDLNTALENALSGVELVKTSNTEAHESERVEDASFSYFQRTMSILRLNYVYRPGMELLAGLAFAATFAVGGYWLANGPPGPFSTELTVGTFVTFVLLTQQFVAPLAEVSNIIDQYENAKASCERVFGLRDIPVRIEDADDAVELGGEGRSDDGARNDGGATPAGGPDHGGVAGAVEYDDVSFAYPENALVDPEDAEEEVLRGVSFAADPGDTVALVGPTGAGKSTLLKLLLRLYDVTDGAIRVDGHDVRDVTVESLRSSVGYVAQDTTLFDGTIAENIRYGRFTRIDEAGAEGLDEDEVRERVVEAAKAAEAHEFISSLPNGYETRIGERGVKLSGGQRQRLAIARVVLQDPAILILDEATSAVDTETEMLIQRSLDRLAADRTTFVIAHRLSTVTDADTALVLEDGEVVERGTHDELLAADGLYAKLWGVQAGEIDELPEEFVERARERHVDRAVERATESEVDSETLE; encoded by the coding sequence ATGGCTGCCGACGAGCGCAACGCCTTCGAAGTGTACCGCGACCGGGTGGATCGACCCCTCGGACGGCTGTTCCGCGAGTACGGGGCCTCCGAGGCCCACTGGCTCGTGGTCGGGATGGTCGCCAACATCGTCGCCCGCGTCGCGGGGCTGATCCCGCCGGTCGTCCTCGGCGTCGCGATCGACGCCGTCTTCACCGGCACCGGTCCCTACACGCTCCCGATCGTTCCGGACGCGTGGCTCCCCACCGGGGACGGCGCGCAGTTCCGCCTCTCCGTGCTGCTCATCTTCGGGTCGTTCATCGTGACGGGCGTGTTCACGTACGTCTACGGCATCGCGGCGAACAACTTCGCGCACCGCGTGATGCACGCGGTCCGCACCGACTCCTTCGACCAGATGCAGCGGCTCGACATGACCTTCTTCGACGACAAGCAGACCGGCGAGGTCATGTCCGTCCTCAACAACGACGCCTCGAACCTGGAGGTCTTCTTAGACAACGCCCTCCAGAACTCCGCCCGCCTCGGCGTGATGCTCGTCGGGATCGCGACGGTCCTCGTCTACTACAACTACGAGCTCGCCGTCGTCACCCTCGCCGCGATCCCGCTGATGTTCCTCTTCACGCTCTGGTTCATGCGCGCGGTCGAGCCGCGGTACACCGCCCAGCGGTCCGTCGTCGGCGACCTCAACACCGCCCTGGAAAACGCGCTGTCGGGCGTCGAACTGGTGAAGACCTCCAACACGGAGGCCCACGAGAGCGAGCGCGTGGAGGACGCCTCGTTCTCGTACTTCCAGCGGACGATGTCGATCCTCCGGCTCAACTACGTCTACCGCCCCGGGATGGAGCTGCTCGCCGGGCTTGCCTTCGCCGCCACCTTCGCGGTCGGCGGCTACTGGCTCGCGAACGGCCCGCCGGGCCCGTTCTCCACGGAGCTGACCGTCGGGACGTTCGTCACCTTCGTCCTCCTCACGCAGCAGTTCGTCGCCCCGCTCGCCGAGGTCTCGAACATCATCGATCAGTACGAGAACGCGAAGGCCTCCTGCGAGCGCGTGTTCGGCCTGCGCGACATCCCGGTACGCATCGAGGACGCCGACGACGCGGTCGAACTCGGCGGCGAGGGCCGGAGCGACGACGGGGCTCGAAACGACGGCGGCGCCACGCCGGCCGGCGGCCCCGACCACGGCGGTGTCGCGGGCGCGGTCGAGTACGACGATGTCTCCTTCGCGTACCCCGAGAACGCCCTCGTCGACCCCGAGGACGCCGAGGAGGAGGTCCTCCGCGGCGTCTCGTTCGCCGCCGACCCGGGCGACACCGTCGCCCTCGTCGGCCCGACCGGCGCCGGGAAGTCGACGCTGCTCAAGCTCCTCCTCCGGCTGTACGACGTGACCGACGGCGCCATCCGCGTCGACGGCCACGACGTGCGCGACGTGACCGTCGAGAGCCTCCGCTCGTCGGTCGGCTACGTCGCGCAGGACACCACGCTGTTCGACGGCACCATCGCCGAGAACATCCGCTACGGGCGGTTCACGCGGATCGATGAGGCGGGCGCCGAAGGACTCGACGAGGACGAGGTCCGCGAGCGCGTGGTCGAGGCCGCGAAGGCCGCGGAGGCCCACGAGTTCATCTCGTCGCTGCCGAACGGCTACGAGACGCGGATCGGCGAGCGCGGCGTGAAGCTCTCGGGGGGACAGCGCCAGCGCCTCGCCATCGCCCGGGTCGTCCTCCAGGACCCCGCGATACTCATCCTCGACGAGGCGACCTCGGCCGTCGACACCGAGACGGAGATGCTGATCCAGCGCTCGCTCGACCGCCTCGCCGCCGACCGCACCACCTTCGTCATCGCGCACCGCCTCTCGACGGTCACAGACGCCGACACCGCCCTCGTGTTGGAGGACGGCGAGGTCGTCGAGCGCGGCACCCACGACGAACTGCTCGCCGCGGACGGGCTCTACGCGAAGCTCTGGGGCGTCCAGGCCGGAGAGATAGACGAGCTGCCGGAGGAGTTCGTCGAGCGCGCCCGCGAGCGCCACGTCGACCGCGCGGTCGAGCGGGCGACCGAGAGCGAGGTCGACTCGGAGACGCTCGAATAG
- the gltB gene encoding glutamate synthase large subunit has protein sequence MTKSRSTTRGVRDSESSGQEGGLAAPTDDRSNCGIGGVVDLEGAPSHDTVADAVELLENLEHRGTTGAEENTGDGAGIMVARPDEFFREVVDADLPEEYAVGSVFMPPEPGVQAEIHDVIAEVCAVYGLEVLAWRSVPTDNADLGATALDSEPEVSQVFVAPVEGAGLAQRFTSEGNRPDDADPDLLGFDRALYAARREIENAVSEVDGAGRFYVCSLDRQRVVYKGLLKGSQLADYYPDLTDERFASHVALVHARFSTNTLGAWHLAHPYRNIVHNGEFNTIRGNVNWMRARENDLEHPAFGAELDTIKPVIDDPNQSDTASVDNALELLLHTDRDLPHALRMLIPEAFRGDDLMDDDRADFYDYHASLVEPWDGPALVIGFDGERVAGVLDRNGLRPCRYEVTTDDRLVVGSEVGALPTEPADVRRRGRLQPGEIFVADPEAGRIVPDDEVFEELTDEKYGEWVEDGQVALDALTDEDDAAAGIGADSVDEADDADDGDAEPTVRAHQAAFGYTTDSLNHLVEPMAKDGKDPVGSMGDDTPLSVLADVDRPLFTYFKQLFAQVSNPPIDYIREELVTSLETRIGNQRNLLDETPEHAEQIVADSPVLTDAETTALRDLPGPGERSPGDADGAADRPDFTSVVVDVTYDRDGSLVDAVNRVREDAAAAIEDGADVVVLSDRAVGPDRLAVPSLLATGAVHHHLVRKGLRNRAGVVVESAEPHEVHHLATLVGYGADAVDPYLAYASIADVVAGPDGADEDEALAAYRHALEDGLLKTMAKMGISTMESYQGAQIFEAVGLDSEFVAEYFEGTEIRTEGIGIEQIEDDLRTRHAMAFGADPELETVGEYEHRSSGVKHGWNPQTVGTLQQAVRGGDYEQYREFAELVNDQTEELQSLRGLLEFDSDRDPVPVEEVEPVESIVERFSTAAMSLGSISPEAHENNAIAMNRLGAKSNTGEGGEPPERFDTEKECTVKQVASGRFGVTSEYLASAEELQIKMAQGSKPGEGGHLPGKKVNEMIAHVRCSTPGVGLISPPPQHDIYSIEDLKQLIFDLKAASPEADVNVKLVSEAGIGTIAAGVAKANADVVHVSGHDGGTGASPKTSIKNAGLPWELGLAEANQMLRATGLRDRIRVSADGGLRTGRDVAVAAALGAEEYIFGTASLVTSGCVMARQCHENTCPVGVATQREDLRQRFPGQPDHVINYMTFIAQELREIMAEQGYTELEEFIGRPGLLSQRDTDHEKAKHLDLSAVIAEPAGESRTKVREQAHSGIDDLLDWDLIEEAAPAIEDGAPVALTRDVRNVDRAVGATLSNRVVSEHGGEGLPDDTISCRFDGEAGQSFGAFLAPGITMELSGAANDYVGKGLSGGRLVIDTPAEAAYDPTENVVAGNVCLYGATAGEMYVNGVAGERFGVRNSGVKAVVEGVGDHGCEYMTGGVVAVLGDTGRNFAAGMSGGIAYVYDPDDRLDDRVNRGMVSVSETLEGSDERMLRRLVENHRAYTDSERAADLLDDWEAALDDFVRVFPDAYAEVIAEGTGADVRDEPPAPAAAVPDADADATGQVSSDD, from the coding sequence ATGACCAAGTCACGTAGTACCACCCGGGGCGTACGCGACTCGGAGTCCTCGGGTCAGGAGGGGGGGCTCGCGGCGCCGACGGACGACCGGTCGAACTGCGGCATCGGCGGGGTCGTCGACCTCGAGGGCGCGCCGTCGCACGACACCGTCGCGGACGCGGTCGAACTGCTCGAAAACCTCGAACACCGCGGGACCACCGGCGCCGAGGAGAACACCGGCGACGGCGCGGGGATCATGGTCGCGCGACCGGACGAGTTCTTCCGCGAGGTCGTCGACGCCGACCTCCCCGAGGAGTACGCGGTCGGCTCCGTGTTCATGCCGCCGGAACCGGGCGTTCAGGCGGAGATACACGACGTCATCGCCGAGGTGTGCGCCGTCTACGGGCTGGAGGTGCTCGCGTGGCGGTCCGTGCCCACCGACAACGCCGACCTCGGCGCCACCGCGCTCGACTCCGAGCCCGAGGTGTCGCAGGTGTTCGTCGCGCCCGTCGAGGGCGCGGGGCTCGCCCAGCGGTTCACCAGCGAGGGGAACCGCCCCGACGACGCCGACCCGGACCTGCTCGGGTTCGACCGCGCGCTGTACGCGGCCCGCCGCGAGATCGAGAACGCCGTCTCGGAGGTCGACGGGGCGGGGCGCTTCTACGTCTGCTCGCTCGACCGCCAGCGCGTCGTCTACAAGGGCCTCCTCAAGGGCTCGCAGCTCGCGGACTACTACCCCGACCTGACCGACGAGCGCTTCGCGAGCCACGTCGCCTTAGTCCACGCGCGGTTCTCGACGAACACGCTCGGCGCGTGGCACCTCGCGCACCCGTACCGCAACATCGTCCACAACGGCGAGTTCAACACGATCCGGGGCAACGTCAACTGGATGCGGGCCCGCGAGAACGACCTCGAACACCCGGCGTTCGGGGCCGAACTCGACACGATCAAGCCGGTGATCGACGACCCGAACCAGTCGGACACCGCGAGCGTCGACAACGCGCTCGAACTGCTCCTCCACACCGACCGCGACCTCCCGCACGCGCTCCGGATGCTGATCCCGGAGGCGTTCCGCGGCGACGACCTGATGGACGACGACCGCGCGGACTTCTACGACTACCACGCCTCCCTCGTCGAGCCGTGGGACGGCCCCGCCCTCGTCATCGGCTTCGACGGCGAGCGCGTCGCCGGCGTCTTAGACCGCAACGGGCTCCGCCCGTGTCGCTACGAGGTGACGACGGACGACCGCCTCGTCGTCGGCAGCGAGGTCGGCGCGCTCCCGACCGAGCCCGCGGACGTGCGCCGCCGGGGCCGGCTCCAGCCTGGTGAAATCTTCGTCGCCGACCCCGAGGCGGGCCGGATCGTCCCCGACGACGAGGTGTTCGAGGAGCTCACCGACGAGAAGTACGGCGAGTGGGTCGAGGACGGCCAGGTCGCCCTCGACGCCCTCACCGACGAGGACGACGCCGCGGCCGGGATCGGCGCGGACTCGGTCGACGAGGCCGACGACGCCGACGACGGGGACGCGGAACCCACCGTCCGCGCCCACCAGGCCGCGTTCGGCTACACGACCGACTCGCTGAACCACCTCGTCGAGCCGATGGCGAAGGACGGGAAGGACCCGGTCGGCTCCATGGGCGACGACACCCCGCTCTCGGTGCTGGCCGACGTGGACCGCCCGCTGTTCACCTACTTCAAGCAGCTGTTCGCGCAGGTGTCGAACCCGCCGATCGACTACATCCGCGAGGAGCTCGTCACCTCGCTCGAGACGCGCATCGGCAACCAGCGCAACCTCCTCGACGAGACGCCGGAGCACGCAGAGCAGATCGTCGCCGACTCCCCGGTCCTGACGGACGCCGAGACGACCGCTCTCCGCGACCTGCCCGGACCGGGCGAGCGGAGCCCGGGCGACGCGGACGGGGCCGCCGACCGCCCCGACTTCACCTCCGTCGTCGTCGACGTCACCTACGACCGCGACGGGTCGCTCGTCGACGCCGTCAACCGGGTCCGCGAGGACGCCGCGGCCGCAATCGAGGACGGCGCCGACGTGGTCGTCCTCTCGGACCGCGCGGTGGGTCCGGACCGCCTGGCGGTGCCGAGCCTGCTCGCGACCGGCGCGGTCCACCACCATCTCGTCCGCAAGGGGCTCCGCAACCGCGCCGGCGTGGTCGTCGAGTCCGCCGAGCCCCACGAGGTCCACCACCTCGCGACGCTCGTCGGCTACGGCGCCGACGCCGTCGACCCGTACCTCGCGTACGCCTCCATCGCCGACGTGGTCGCCGGACCGGACGGCGCCGACGAGGACGAGGCGCTCGCCGCGTACCGCCACGCGCTGGAGGACGGCCTCCTCAAGACGATGGCGAAGATGGGCATCTCGACGATGGAGTCGTACCAGGGCGCCCAGATCTTCGAGGCGGTCGGGCTCGACTCCGAGTTCGTCGCCGAGTACTTCGAGGGGACCGAGATCCGCACCGAGGGGATCGGGATCGAGCAGATCGAAGACGACCTGCGCACGCGCCACGCGATGGCGTTCGGCGCCGACCCCGAACTGGAGACCGTCGGCGAGTACGAGCACCGCTCGTCCGGCGTGAAACACGGCTGGAACCCCCAGACGGTCGGCACGCTCCAGCAGGCCGTCCGCGGCGGCGACTACGAGCAGTACCGGGAGTTCGCGGAGCTGGTGAACGACCAGACCGAGGAGCTCCAGTCGCTCCGCGGGCTCCTGGAGTTCGACTCCGACCGCGACCCGGTCCCGGTCGAGGAGGTCGAGCCCGTCGAGTCGATCGTCGAGCGCTTCTCGACGGCCGCGATGAGCCTCGGGAGCATCTCGCCGGAGGCCCACGAGAACAACGCCATCGCGATGAACCGGCTGGGCGCGAAGTCGAACACTGGCGAGGGCGGCGAGCCGCCCGAGCGGTTCGACACCGAGAAGGAGTGTACCGTCAAGCAGGTCGCCTCCGGCCGCTTCGGCGTCACCTCCGAGTACCTCGCGAGCGCCGAGGAGCTCCAGATCAAGATGGCGCAGGGCTCGAAGCCCGGCGAGGGCGGCCACCTCCCGGGCAAGAAGGTCAACGAGATGATCGCGCACGTCCGGTGTTCCACGCCGGGCGTCGGGCTCATCTCGCCGCCGCCCCAGCACGACATCTACTCGATCGAGGACCTCAAGCAGCTCATCTTCGACCTGAAGGCCGCGAGCCCCGAGGCCGACGTGAACGTGAAGCTGGTCTCGGAGGCCGGCATCGGGACCATCGCGGCCGGCGTCGCGAAGGCGAACGCCGACGTGGTCCACGTCTCCGGTCACGACGGCGGCACCGGCGCCTCGCCGAAGACCTCGATCAAGAACGCCGGTCTGCCGTGGGAGCTCGGGCTCGCGGAGGCGAACCAGATGCTCCGCGCCACCGGGCTGCGCGACCGCATTCGCGTCTCCGCGGACGGCGGGTTGCGGACCGGCCGCGACGTGGCGGTCGCGGCCGCCTTGGGCGCCGAGGAGTACATCTTCGGCACCGCGTCGCTCGTCACCTCGGGCTGCGTGATGGCCCGGCAGTGCCACGAGAACACCTGCCCGGTCGGCGTCGCCACCCAGCGCGAGGACCTCCGCCAGCGGTTCCCCGGGCAGCCGGACCACGTCATCAACTATATGACGTTCATCGCGCAGGAGCTGCGCGAGATAATGGCCGAGCAGGGGTACACGGAGTTAGAGGAGTTCATCGGTCGCCCCGGCCTCCTGTCTCAGCGCGACACCGACCACGAGAAGGCGAAGCACCTCGACCTCTCGGCGGTCATCGCCGAGCCCGCGGGCGAGTCGCGCACCAAGGTCCGCGAGCAGGCTCACTCCGGTATCGACGACCTGCTCGACTGGGACCTCATCGAGGAGGCCGCGCCCGCCATCGAGGACGGCGCGCCGGTCGCGCTCACCCGCGACGTGCGCAACGTCGACCGCGCGGTCGGCGCCACGCTCTCGAACCGCGTCGTCTCCGAGCACGGCGGCGAGGGCCTCCCGGACGACACCATCTCCTGCCGGTTCGACGGCGAGGCCGGGCAGAGCTTCGGCGCGTTCCTCGCGCCGGGGATCACGATGGAGCTGTCGGGCGCCGCCAACGACTACGTCGGCAAGGGGCTCTCCGGCGGGCGCCTCGTGATCGACACGCCCGCCGAGGCGGCGTACGACCCGACCGAGAACGTCGTCGCCGGCAACGTCTGTCTGTACGGCGCGACCGCGGGCGAGATGTACGTCAACGGCGTCGCCGGCGAGCGCTTCGGCGTCCGCAACTCGGGCGTGAAAGCGGTCGTCGAGGGCGTCGGCGACCACGGCTGCGAGTACATGACCGGCGGCGTCGTCGCCGTCCTCGGCGACACGGGCCGCAACTTCGCGGCCGGGATGTCCGGCGGCATCGCCTACGTGTACGACCCCGACGACCGCCTCGACGACCGCGTCAACCGCGGGATGGTGTCGGTCTCCGAGACGCTGGAGGGGTCGGACGAGCGGATGCTCCGCCGGCTCGTCGAGAACCACCGCGCGTACACCGACAGCGAGCGCGCGGCCGACCTCCTCGACGACTGGGAGGCCGCGCTCGACGACTTCGTCCGCGTCTTCCCCGACGCGTACGCGGAGGTCATCGCGGAGGGCACGGGCGCCGACGTGCGCGACGAGCCGCCCGCGCCCGCCGCCGCGGTGCCGGACGCCGACGCCGACGCGACCGGTCAGGTGTCGAGCGACGACTGA